In the genome of Arachis stenosperma cultivar V10309 chromosome 6, arast.V10309.gnm1.PFL2, whole genome shotgun sequence, the window TCTGACATTACCTAATAAGGTGTCATGCTTTGAATGTTAATTAATCataattcttcttctttcaatgCACTTAGAATGAAGATGttgattatatgtcacataaaTAATGTCACTTAGACTTTGACGTTCTAATTGGTTCTTTTtgcttaaaaaaatttgttaaaaaagaTTACAGTTCCTCTTATATCCACATGAAAAAAGTGAATTACCATTTTTTACAAATTAAGAACAATTTACCTATAGACTATTTTTTTGCTATGGAAGTAAAAAAAGTGATATATTTTAACAtgtaattttttgtgttttttaaaattatgaaaagtacACAAATTGGAGGGTCCGCTTTCTGTAcctcaattttttaaattctttttaatacaaatcggacggtccgatttttGTACTTCTAataaatcggacggtccgatttctaCTTCTCTAATTAAAAGGCTCTACATTTGAGAATAACACCTCAACAAtccacattttaaaaaaataccattactactccaatattaaaaataaaaaatttccaCCTCTCACccacataaatataaaaatcaaacaTCATTTATTACTTAATCTTTAAAAAACCCTTAAACTAAATTgaacttaaaaataaaataccaaATTCATGTCtctttgtgaatttttttaaaatttaaaatggtaTTGTTTTGATAGTTTATGTTGAACTCATAATCCTTTAAAAATGGATCATTTTCAATAATTCACCAGTTAATTGTTAGTTCGATcgacattttattttttttatcaaataattttcTTCGTCAACCAATcgattaaaatttaaaagactaATTTAAGATTAATTCGGTCAAATTAGTCGATTCAGTTCGTTTTTTAGAATTATGCTAAATTTCAATAATGAATCAATGTAAACATATCTAATTAATTGTTTGATATGGACAAAGTGACCGAGAGATTAGATTTTCAGCTACAATAACTAAATCAAGTTGAGTTGAtaacactaaaataaaaaataattttgtgaatttaattttttttattgattactGAAGtccaaatttattatttaatcacCTTGATAATTAGAAAAcacatttttaatatattaacctatttgatttttttacttgtataaaaaaacaaaaaaaattcttgagaaaattttttttatgttgtattGAGTTTCTAAATACAAGAAAAAGGCAAggatttataaaaaaaatagtctatatagtaaaattaattatcaaaattaataaaattaataactatatatttaagtataaatatatatatatgtaatttaatttatttttaatattttagtgaataattttagtataaaaaaagaGGAGTGCTAGAAGATAAGCAAAATTTGTGATGTTTAGTCATCAATTAGtcatcattaatatttttaatggtgtgagatgaTATTTAATGatgtaaattaattattttttttgataaTTAAGTATTGTCCAAATTTTAACAAAAGTACTAGTCTCTAGactttttctataaaaaaaaagagaaattctccatatacaagcatttttttatacaagtctttACAAGTTATTATATTAACGCGCTTGAACGTTACTGCACgttctttttcctcttcctcttcttctttttttctttcgtttcttactttctctttctccttcttcaaccgttactgcacaatttcactgcatcgtcttcttcttcttgctacacattcttcttcctcttcctcctcttcttcttcttcttttctttcgttttttgccttctctttctccttcttcatttacgtgcttttctctttattttcttttttcgttattcttgatttccattatttttttatatcaagctctgaaatcatttttgaagaagaagaagcagcagaatatgaggaggagaaagagaaagagttctgaattatgcataaagtGTCCTTTGGGTGtgttttctataatcgtttgggtgtattttctgtaattgtttgggtgtatttctgaagtttcattattttcaaaacgatttcaaagcttgatttcagaaaccatgaaaatcgaaaaaaaagaagtaagaataccagtaataaacgagcaaaacaactaatgaaaaggcaaagagaataacgaagaaatatcgtttgggtgtattttctataatcgtttgggtgtattttctataatcgtttgggtgtatttctgaagttctattattttcaaaacgatttcaaagtttgatttcagaaaccatgaaaatcgaaaaaaaagaagcaagaataccagtaataaatgcaagtaaaacaactaatgaaaaggcaaagagaataacgaagaaatatcgtttgggtgtattttctataatcgtttgggtgtattttctataatcgtttgggtgtatttctgaagtttcattatcttcaaaacgatttcaaagcttgatttcagaaaccatgaaaatcgaaaaaaaacgaagcaagaataccagtaataaacgcaaataaaacaattaatgaaaaggcaaagagaataacgaagaaatacatggaggaggaggaagaagaagaagaaggagaagaagaggaagaggaagaggaagaggaagatgagttgttcataatccacggtgagtgaagaagaagaagaagaagaagaagaggaagagaaagaggaaaaggaagatgaagatgagttgttcataattcacggtgagtgaagaagaagaagaggaagaggaagaggaagaggaagaggaagaggagtcgttcataattcacggtgagtgtagcgctttggaaattaaataacgcattaaaagactctaatgtgtagcaacttgtaaaacttgtaagtcaaaaagacttgtatgtgtagcaagcCTCTAAAAAAATTGGGATAAAATGTTGATATTCCAAACCTAATAAATGAAGCAGCTTGCTTGATAAAGACAAACTAATACTTTTTATCATAATTTGATCAAACTTGAATCAAATTAATTACAGCTCTAATAGCGATCGAATTATAGATcaaataacataatatttttatattcatttAAATATTACGGGTTCGAGTCTATCttttggtaaataaaaaattacagcTCTAAtaagttcatactttgccccctgtgaaagaaagaaaagcaagTTTCCATACTAATTACAACATGTCTTACCCATGGAAAAAGCAAAAGGAAAGTTTGATTCCCTTCTGAAACAAAAAAACCGGTGCACGTTAGCATTTATCAGCAACACTGCAATATCATCAGATAAGAACAACAACAGAAGCCATAGCTGGCTTAATCAGAAAGAAGCGCATTTTAGCAAAGACCGAGAGAGGTCCACCATCAATGACGGCTATAAACCACCGAAATTATTAGGATTTACGCGATCCATCTTAATTCCCACCAACTTACACAACCCACAATGAAGAACAAGGCGCACATTAGCACAGAATATAATAGCCCCACATAGCTTCCATGTGTCACCTCCAAAACTCAATACTGAAACCCAACACACAAAGCAAATCCAAAACTGTGAAGCAGAAAGAACGTAACTTGTTAACGCTTTtcgggatttttattttattttttattttcaaaggCACAAGCGTTGAGCTTTGGATCTATTTGGGGGGTGCTCAGGAAAAAATCTTCAAAACCCAGGTTCAAAATTTCTCCCTTTTTGGCAAAGTTGGAAACTTTTTGTTGTGGGCAATGGTGGGATGAGGAttaaaaaggaagaaaagaagaagaataagaaggtGGAAGAGGGTGTGACATGGCAAGAGGGAAATGGGTTTGTTCTTACAAGAAGATCACCCTCTTTATTTGCTTCTTCAACATTGCCGTTGCACTCTTCTGTCTTCGCTCTCTCTATGCTTCTATCTATATCTACTCCGGTAGCGTTGGAAGGAACAGTTAAGTCAATTTTCAATCTCTCACTATGTCTTATTTTTGTTTCTCCTACTAACAACAAAAAAGGAAACAATAGGAAAGTTTATGCATTGTGTTTTGTAGTAAATTTTTGGACTAAAAACAGAAAGGGTATTactttgagtagttttagaCTAAAAacattgattattttttataaatctTTTTCTATTTGATTTGGTTTCTACTGTTTTAAGCTATGGAGCAGGGTACTGCTTTTTTAAACCAGAAGACATAAATAGTATTGCAATTATAGTTCTAGACTGGACCATATCAATTTTTTGAAGcccctttttttatttgttttggtTTCTATTTTGCTTTCAGTTGTGGAGTATATAGGTCACTGCTTAATGGTTTGTGTTAAATTTGAGCCAAATGAATAACAAATGGTATTGCAATGAGTAGTTAGAAACCAGAACTTTATTTTTGTCAGTAGTGTAAGCCCCCTTTTTTTCAGCTGTGTTGTATAAACCAGATCAGattcagaaaatggaagaaTCAGAGCAAATCCGCAAGGCACACAAACCAGTGGAGTTAGTAAAATGGGTAAGAACTGTTTTCTATTCTATCTAGCTTCAGCAATATTTTTTtcagaagctaaattaaattcaattgtTTTGCAAGTAGGTGAAGAAATTTGAAGGGGAGTTTTCAAGTGAAACCGTGGCAGTTGAGTTGCCTCAGCATTTGAAACAGAAAATAGTTGATGAGGTCCTGCAGAGACTAAGGAGCTTGAATAGTGATAGAACAAACAGTTCCGACTCCCTCGGCATTGATCAGGAACGACGTGAGTGCTTTTAAATTGTGCTAGCATATACAATTCCATCTATGATGAAACATTGGTAGGCACTTTGTGTATTAGTAACATTCTACAAATTATGGTTGAGCTAATAATATCATCTGTAGGAGTGGAAGCGCATGGTTCTGCTATGCTTATTGTCAAGTTTAGTTTATCAACTATTTTGGTGACATTGATACAGTTGTTTTATTACTTGATTGACTTATTTTCAGaactttcaaatttttgaaacatGTGATCATCCTTATAATGTTTACAGAAAAAATGCTTTACCATTCTTGATGTAGTGATTGACATAATTGCGGAGtattctaaattaaattgaatagtGATATAGGGAAGCCTACGTAAAAGTAGACAGTGGATTATTGAGCTACCACAAACTTCCACATATAGTTTGAGATAGTTTAGAgtttttaatgataataatatacTTTCGTGTTATAAGCAATGGATCATGGATGTGCATGTACCTGAGGTTGACTGTTTGAAATGCACACTGATTGATTTATTAGAGGGAAATTATTCAATAGTTTCATGTTTTAGTTGATACCGGAGTTTTAGATTGGTGATGGATTAATAAATGTTGAGAGGGTTTATGATAGGACACAACAACTTCATCTGAAAGATATATTCAGCTCTACATCTCAAGAAAAGGCTTCATTTATTTGTATGTGAATCTTTTTATCCAACTACTGTGTATAAAATATCAGTCACACTgccaaaatttttttgttagaaaGTTTCCtcctttgttgcttctgaaagTGTTGGGGATATTTATCTTGAGAATGGGAAATTGAGCTCCCTTCTTATATGGCAATAAGTCATTCTTTTTTCTGACACAAATTTTTATTTGGTTATGTAAATGCTAAATTGGTAGTATTTGGATGATATTTTATTGCAAAATTATCTTTAACATAAACTCATCCAATACAGAAGCAATAGAAAACTGGCGCAAGGAAAGATTGAATGAGATTAAGTTGGCCCTTGTTAGAGGGACTTCGAGCTCAAGCATCAATTTTGAAGAGGCAGGTATGGCCGTATGGGCAATTGATTTTCTGTGACATTTCCTACATTTATGAGACACGTTCTTATCTTCTGCACATTGGTAATGAATGCTCACACAAATCTGACACTTTAGTATTTTACAAAATATCTATTTGAACTTCGTAGGCATACTAGCAAGAGCTTTGGATTCTGGTTGGGATACGCTTTCCGAAGAAATTGGCCTTTGGATACCTGTTCAAGTTGCAAATGAGGAACATGATGACAAACCAAATGGTGCCGAGGAGTTTGGTAGTATCATGTTCTTTAGACTATTTTTCTGAGTCAACCTCCAATATATTCTCTAACAAAACAATGAATAAAgttgttcctttgttttcttaATAATGAACCTGTTTGGTAATGGAATGAGGAGGGACAAATTTGCCATTTGTGGTTTACTCGATGTCATTTAAGTTGTCATTTGATTTCTCTGGGATcaattaacaaattaacatGCAAGGTGTCACAGAATCTTGAAATATGCATGTATCTTTTCTTTCTGTGctaaaacaaatttttgcatgtGACAATCCACAGATGAGGAAGTTCTTCCGGGTAGGCCCCTTCCACCCATGTGCAATGCGGAACTTCACACAGATTATGGTGGCGATGCAGTTCGATGGGGTCTTACTCACCCCCAAGATAGTGCAGCCGATTGCTGTCAAGCTTGCTTGGACCAGGCTAAAAACGCCAAAGAAGGCGAAAAGAAATGCAACATTTGGGTTTATTGTCCATCAGAGTTTGGGTGTCATTCTCCGGATATTTATCAGCACAAACATCAGGAATGCTGGCTGAAATTTGTAAGTTAGCCTTTGATACTTACATATTCTGGATTTGACAAATTGCTCTTGAACATGGTAATCAAACTCAAAAGAGTTCGCGTAAATTTGTGGAACTTAGGGGAACTAAAACTTGTAAACTTGTTAATTTTATCTGAGGACCTAAACTTGTACCCAGAAAAGTTTACTAGTTAACTCGAGAATTTGATAATCATGCTGTTGAAATATGAAACAATGTCTGGTCTTAAAAGTTCCCATTTATTGCTGTAGTTGTTCTTCTCTGCTGACTAATTTATACCTGCATGATATTCTGAATCCAGGCTGAGAAACCGAAGCTGAACTTTAAAGATAGGTATCCGGAATGGTATCGAAATTCGCATCCGTCTGCACCCGTGATTGTTCCGTGGGCCTCTGGAGTTGTTAGCGCATGAGCCAAATAGCTGACGCCAAATGTGACAAAATCAACTCTGGTCCAGAGCTACTTTCTAGACTTACAGGCACATAAAAGCTAGCTTAGGAAAGCCTTTGCAATGCTTTGAGGATCATAGTATGGTGTTGGCCAACATATTTTTGCCCCCTATTTTTACAGTTAGAAAGAAAATTTCAGAGGAAGAGAGGGTTTTCCCCTAATAGTGATTTAGGAATTAGGACTAAGGTTTTGGTTAAAGTGAGTTCTAATCACCGAGGTAATGTGAGTTAAATAGATGAGAAGGAAGTTGTTTTTGTTGTGATCAATGTATCTGGTATTATCATTCATTTATCTGTGGGATTTATATTCATCCCACTCAAATATAATTCCTGCAATTGGTAATATTGATGGTCCAATTCATTTATCTGTGTCTGTGAGTTTTGATTTGAAGGGGC includes:
- the LOC130936775 gene encoding uncharacterized protein LOC130936775, whose product is MARGKWVCSYKKITLFICFFNIAVALFCLRSLYASIYIYSGSVGRNTVLYKPDQIQKMEESEQIRKAHKPVELVKWVKKFEGEFSSETVAVELPQHLKQKIVDEVLQRLRSLNSDRTNSSDSLGIDQERQAIENWRKERLNEIKLALVRGTSSSSINFEEAGILARALDSGWDTLSEEIGLWIPVQVANEEHDDKPNGAEEFDEEVLPGRPLPPMCNAELHTDYGGDAVRWGLTHPQDSAADCCQACLDQAKNAKEGEKKCNIWVYCPSEFGCHSPDIYQHKHQECWLKFAEKPKLNFKDRYPEWYRNSHPSAPVIVPWASGVVSA